The Medicago truncatula cultivar Jemalong A17 chromosome 7, MtrunA17r5.0-ANR, whole genome shotgun sequence genome includes the window AACCACTACCATTCCATTTTACATCCACAAGCCAAAACGGATAtttaggccctgtttggataaacaacttatttgcagcttatggAAATAACCTAAAAGCAGTTTACAAACAACTGTCTGGAGAAACTTATGCATAAATGATACAACATTACAACATTCCCCTCATTCCTGTTGTAAAATTTAGCTCACCTATCATAAGCAGTTATCATAAATTGTCCCAGTTAATCCAACAAAActtagataagctcaaataagtcaatcaaaACAGACACTAAGTTGGAACTTTGAACTCAAACATGAGCATACCAAGCTTCCAATACACAAAACACAACTGAAAATCAATCagaaaatgtttgatttcttccaattttaaggaaaatgggtacaatttgataatattttacACAATTGCAAATGACCCAATAAaaaaggttgaattttttctcttaaaaatcaaaatgggTACTCTAAACTGAaccaaaaataactaaaattcaaaaattgagTAAACGGagaaataattaatcaaaaggTGTTAATTGAAACTAACATTGAATCGATGAATATCTGATTTGAAGTGCGAACGTTGATCTTGAAGAGAATCGAAGTGAGCCTTGCAAGTATTGCAGGTCAATCTAGGACCCGAAACGACGGCGTTTTGAATATCATCAACGGCGTCGTTTGAGGGTGGTTGAAGGGTTTGGGTGTGGTGGTCGGGAAGTGAAGAGtgaggagaaggaagaagacgACACGAGTCGAAGTAGTTTGATGGAAGTTCGAAGATTGAACGGTGTCGTTTTTCTTGAGACGATGCCATCGCCGATAAGCATTTACGGGAAGTTCAGAGAAATTGTTTGGTTTCTATACTTATGGGTAGAGAGAGAAGTGGGAGCCACTTGATTTTCCGATTTAGTGTGTGTTTCGTTATGGAGTGCAGATCTGGTCCATTACAAAATTGCTCCAATTTCCTGTTAATGTAACCgatgtgtgacatgtggcaGGGTCAAATTTTAACGGAtcagattttaaaaacaaaatcagtttttgctttgacaaaaacaaaaataaaacgagAAACAGTGCACGTTTCTGCTCTCCTTCTTCACTCCTCTCCGTCGTCACTCTTCTCCGCCCCTCTCctctccttcatcttcttcgttaGTACGCCGCcgttcttctctctcttctgcATTTCAACAGTGTTCCGCCACAATTTCCGGTTCCCCTCTTTGACTCGCCGTCATCTTCACTATTTCCTCCTTTTTACAGGGTTAGGACCGAATTGAAGATTCATGGAGACGATTGAAATCGATGAGAGCGTGTTTGGTGGTGATTGAATTAAAGATTGTTTGTTTAGTGGTGTTTAAAGAGTATTAGTATTGAATTTCACCCAAAAATAATCCTTCAGGCTTCAGATATGCCCGTGCCTCATGTATGCCTCTCAAGATTTTAGTAATTAAGCATTTGCAAGTCCTGTGATTGGTGTAGACGTGTTGTCAAATGCTATAAAAATTCTGCTcttgatatttaaaaaacttGCTGTAAAAATTCTGTTGATGTTACATTGCAGTAAAAAATTATGCCAAGAATATCACTCTAAAACTTACTTATGTTGATGGCATAAAAATCCTAAAACTTACTTATGTTGTTGGCATAAAAATTCTGTTGCTGATCCAAGTTCCATGTGGTATTCAGCTcttgatatatatttaaaaaatctggtCTAAAAATTCTGTTATGTTTCAttgcagtaaaaaaaaaatcggccAAAAATATCAATCTAAAACTTCGGCTGCTGACATATAAAAATTTTGTTACAGATACAAATTTCATGTGGTATCAACTAAAATTCTGCtcttgatatttaaaaaatctgttGTAAAAACTCTGCTATGTTTCATTGCAGTTAAAAATAAATCGGCCAAAAATATCACTCTAAAACTTCGGCTGCTGACATATAAAAATTCTGTTACAGATACAAATTTCATGTGGTATCAACTAAAATTCTGCtcttgatatttaaaaaatctgttGGAAAAACTCTGCTATGTTTCATTGCAGTTAAAAATAAATCGGCCAAAAATATCACTCTGAAACTTCTGCTGCTGACATATAAAAATTCTGTTACAGGTACAAATTTCATGTGGTATCAACTAAAATTCTGCtcttgatatttaaaaaatctgttGTAAAAACTCTGCTATGTTTCATTGCAGTTAAAAATAAATCGGCCAAAAATATCACTATAAAACTTCTGCTTCTGAGTATAGTATGTTGCAATCTATTTGCAATCTGTTTTACAGTAGAGAACTAACATAAACCATGATAAACAAGTAAACTAACATAAACATGTAAATTGtcatataattcaaaaaaactagtaaaaccataaacaagtaaattgtcatataacaaaatatgtttcccatcaaaatacatcaaaatatgtttccgatcaaaatacatcaaaatatgTTTCTCAACGTGTCATTTGTCTTCATTGTGCCCCTTGGATTGTAGCTTGACATTGAGCTCCATTATCAACTTCGCTTGATTGTGTCCCTTGGATTGCAGTTTGACATAGAATTTCGTTGTTAGCTTGACTTGATTGTGTCCCTTGAATTGAAGCTTGATGATGAGTTCCATTGAGAGAAATTGAATTGAGGTTAGGTGGTTGCTGCATAATATaagaaaagtgaaatgaatGATATAGTTAAacaatttaaaacattgataagtaaagaaaggaagaaaaaaacttacCGCTAACGACTGTTTTTCCTgtgattttctctttttttgagACTGAATgtatttgtttctctttttagaATCTTTCTCAACCCAAGATTTAGCTCGTTTTTTAGTGGAACGTGAACAATCTAGCTTCTTTATGCCTTTTGCCTTGACAACAGTTTCCACGTTGTTCTGAGTTTTATCATTTCCAAGTGATATGGTTACCTGAACCATTCCACTTGATTCTCCATCCACACATTTGTTTGCCAACATATCTTCAACTATTTTGCTGGACTCTTCATAAACTTTGGACAAAAAAGTGTAAGTTTCATGAGATTCTGAAGCTCTGTTGGCCAATTTAATCGCTGGAGGACATAACTCACTGTATCGCTTCATGAAATGGGCTTTCATGTCTAGTTCAACATGCATCCCTTTCCAATCTTGATTACTTCCCAACCTTGCCTCTCTTGTCCATCGCTTTAGTATATAGTGTTCAGGAATTAACTTAATATTCATGCCATCCAACACTTTCAAAGCATGACTACATAAGATGCCGTGTGTCTCAAATCTACGACAATCGCAAGAAACTTTTTGTTCCATAGGATTTCCCATAACTGTCCTCTCttttacattatcataatttgTGACAGCATACAAACCTTCTTTCAACACCTTTATGCAAGTGTCTTGATATTCCTCATATTCCTCTTGGAATTCCTCAAATATTTTTGGGGTGTAAACATTTCCGGCTTGGACGAGCATTCGAGccttcttcattttcaatctAGGTAGCTTATGTCTTGACTCATATTCAGCTTCTGACTCATTGTTCCGTTTACCATTGACAGCCCTTTTAAAGTgtgtaaaaaattgtattaaatttaaatcCGACTTCAAATGGTTTTTCAAATCAGCATTAAAGCTTTCACTTAATTGCGTAGATCTCATACCTGCAGTGAACGTTTTCCGAACATAAGTCCATGCCCATTTTTCCTTAAATCGAAAAATCATATGCAACCACGAACCTTCCAAAACATTATGCTCAACAAGTAAAGAGTTCCATGCATTCAAAAATTCATCTTCCTCTTCGTGTAGATCTATGCAAGCTTCAAAATCAGAACAAAAATGCTTACTCCTTTGATATAGATGGTTCACATGCCTTAGAGCGTTTTGTCTTATATGCCAAGTACATAATCCATGAAATGTCTCCGGCATAACTAAAGAAATACCCTTTGCCATCGCAGCATCTTGATCCGTTAGAATGGTTTTAGGCTTTTTTCCACCCATTGCTTTGAGAAAAGTTTCAAATAACCACTGAAAAGAAGGTATTGTTTCATCATATAACAATGTTGCACCAAAAATGATTGTTTGTCGATGATTATTAAGTCCAACAACTACTCCCAATGGCCGATAACCCTTATTTGTCTTGTATGTGGTGTCAAAAGTAACGACATCACCAAAGTACCCATAATCATTGATCATTTGTGCATCTGCCCaaaatatgtttgttatttGCTCTTCAACATCCATTTGAAAGTCATAAAAGAAAGATGGATTTTTGCTTTCTTGTTTGAAATAAGTCATCAATGCACCCACTTCACCATACTTTAGTGAGTCCATCCTTTTTGTTCGAAGCAAATTCTTAGCGTCTGTTCTTGTAAAACCAACCATCTCTATCCCACCAGCCTGCTTGGACATATATTCATGCAATTCTTTTGGTCTTAATCCAGATTCATCTCCCATTATAATTTGTGATGCTTGTACCTCAGATATGCGACGATGAGAGCGAATCATGTGAACATACTCTTGCGGTTGAAGAAGGTGGTTGTGTTCTAGTACAAAGTCAACAACCTTGTATTTCCCTATCTTTCGATCAAGTGAAATACCCATACGTGCATTACACCCCGTTCTAGTTTCTGCCGTAGACTCCCCAGTCGGTTGACGTCTTTTGTCAACACTTCGTGTACCTTCTTTGTAGCATGTGAATCTTCTTGAAGTTAAAACCCCGTCTTTTTTGCTTTTATTCCCATATTCTCGACGAATACCAAATCCAATTCTTTTACTATACTCATTATAAAATTCATAAGCAGCTACCTCGGattcaaatatcatatccaagcAAGGTTTGATGTCGGCAATACTTTCTTGTCCATGTTCCTCATTTTCTTCAAGAATAGTGTTTACCAATTTATCAACAGAATTGTCTACCAAAATAGACGACGGATTCATGCTTTCTGAAAAATAACAGAGTCATCATATTAGTTATTGTGCAAAGATAAGAttatataagaataaaaatataccctttaaaacaaacaaataaaaagaacatgtaaacaaaaacaaaaaaaaacctttaacGAGAAACAAAAAAAGGAGAAATAGATGATAatagtaaacaaaaaaaaaactttaaccaGATACAAAAAAAGGAGAAATAGATTATAACAATCCTATCATGGTTGTCATCAAACACAAAGGTGGAACGGTTCCATAAGTGTAACGagaaacaaaatttcaaatgacaaagtcattgaTATGATGAAACAAACCTTTTCAAATGAGAGTCATATGATGAAAGCTTGTAACAGTGTGACGGCGGCGGCAGCGCGCAGTTGCGATAGCGAGGGGAAGTTACGACAGCACGATGGCGGAGTAGGGTAGAGTAGTGGTGAATGTGTGTTGCTAAGTTTGAGCGTGTTTTGTTTCGACGGAGAGGAGAAGAGAaatcgttttttattttttttaattaaaaataatttaatttgctGATTTAAAATCTGAGCCATTGAAATTGTTTTTGCCACGTGTCTTCAATCAGTTCAAAGTACAGGACAGTAAATGGATTTAAAAGACTGGAGCTGATCTGCGCTCTATCAGTTGGTTAATCagaaacaaatgtaacaaatagCCAAGTCCAACAATGACCTCAATGGAGTTTCTTAATTTTGTGCTTTCATTATAGTTTGAAGTCAAACATGCTCTACGTCACACTCTTCTCGGTGAAAAGAAAAGGCAGTATAATAAAACGTATAACATCAAAATGTAAAGGTATTCAAAACTTTGTCAGCATAGGTTACATTCCAAAATATAtgttagcaacactctcttttcaacgCTTTCTCTAACACTTATTTATTGAGTGGAATCCATGAGTCCCACCACTTCATGTGAGACCTATTCCAAAGTGTAAGACCAACATTGATTTCaccaaataaaaaagtgagtatTTAAGAGagtattaaaaaaagtgttcaCAGCACTTCCCTACATCAAAATGTTAGTAGTACAACATCAAAAAGCCTCGAGACTAAATGGAAAAAACTTATACTAGTTTTCCATCAACCACGGACTTCATAGCGTCAGCCTCTGACAAATCCAACGATGGAAATAGGACATGAACTTGTTCTATGGCCTTATCAAAACCATCTTGATAGCGAAAGGCAGTATCTAACTTCAAATCCTCAATTTCCATATCCTTTGCTGCGGATTGCCCATTGAGCGTATTTATACTTTTCTTCAAATCCTCAATTTCCATATCCTTCGCTGCGGATTGCCCCTTGAGCGTGtctattcttttcttcaaatCCTCAATTTCCATATCCTTCGCGGCCGATTTCCCCTTGAGCGCATCTACACTTTTCTTCAAGCCAACAACCTCCTCCTCAAATGCCTTGTTATTTTCAGTCTTTTTCTCCAACTGAGTCAGAGCAGTCTGTTCTTCCTCCAATCTCTTATTTACCTTCAATATTTGTTTCTTCATATCTCCAAGAATATCATTggctattttcaatttttctttggtTGCATTCAGTTCGTCTCGGCGGTTGCTTTCATGTCCCAATACAGATTGAAATTGGTCCGTAATCACCTTCCGAAGTAAAGCACAGCGAAGGTTGTATGCCACAAGCATCTCACTAGCCTTTTCCAACCCAGACTCCTTCACCTCCTGCACATTTTTGTGAAGCTTAGATTGCTGTCCACAAAACCCATTCCATCAAAACACCTGTCCCACAGCGATGCTTTTTCAGTCTCTTCCATTGGGACACACGTCTTCTCCTTCTTAATCTTTTTCCTAGGTAAAGGAAGAACCACCTTAGAATCGCATGCAGCGGAATCATTGTTCAAAGGTGGTGCAGCAATAGGTTCTGTGTCTGAAAGTGACGGTGACCCCTCCTCTGAGTTTCCCCCACCTTTTCTCTTGAGCTTGCAGATTGTAACACCACTAACGTCCAATTTTGCTTCAGCGGCACCAGATTGCAAAACTGTGGCTCTCTTTTCTCTAGCCTTTGCCAAATAGGTCTTGAACTCGGCGTCATTTAGCGGAGACATTCTTCCTACATAACAACATGCAAATCCACAAGCTTAAAAAAGACATTATTGAAACATCggcaaaaaaaatttatgaagtaaATTCTGGAGTACATTAACATTAAATTCATTATCTATCAAGTCCTTGCAGCTTATGGGAACAAAAGACAAGAATTTTACTGCATATCTCTCAGATTCGGTCAACTTATCATAATCAAAGTCTTTGAGATAGGCAGGTTCCCTCTCCCAATACAAAGGAAACTTGTGCCATCCAGAGTTATCGAAAATGATTTCAGTACAAGAATTATTGTctctaagtaaaaaaaaaaaaaaacggtgtTTGAAATCCTTGTAGGGTGAAactggggggggggggggcgggTATTAATTACTGTAAGCATCTTGCACTTGAAGCATGTAAAAGGAACCCTAACGTGCAAATCCCCAAACACGCTACTAGCGCACATATAAAGCGCTTCATTAATCGCTCTGATTGGACGACGCATAATCACACTTTCTTCATCCCTAACAGGATTTAGGATCAGATCACTTTCATTCCCAGTAGAAGAAACAGCAACCTTGGCGTGAAAAGCCCTACAGTATTCTGATGAGCACTATATAACTTCAGGGTGCACCGAATCAAGCTCGGTGCCGGCGGAGTCCATCGCTACTTTAACGGGTCTTTGTCTAAGCCATGAGAAAGAGGAAATGAGAATATCTCTCTCATCACTACTAGATGAATCGCTAGAATTAGAGTCACTCGGAAAGCCTAAGACTTTTTTGTGATAAACTTTCCAATTGATTGTACCATCAGATCACTTAGCAAGAGAATAACACATTTTGAAATACAAAaaagggtaaatacctcttttcgtccctgtaatattagcgaattccggttttagtccctgtaaaaaaaaaagatttagattttgtccctgtaatttcagattcttccacttttggtccctcattccaccacgtcagcagaatctgcatgagggaccaaaagtggagtaatctgaaattacagggaccaaaagtgggaggaatctgaaattacagggacgtaaTTGATGCAGATTTTGTTGACGTgatgaaaggagggaccaaaagtggaagaatctgaaattacagggacaaaatctaaatctttttatttacagggactaaaaccggaattcgctaatattacagggacgaaaagaggtatttaccctaCAAAAAATCATTCGGCTGAGGTTTTGCAACCCCCCTCTCGTCAAACTCTATCTCACGAATAATCACCATTGAgttaaaacaaaatgataaactaaAACGAAAGCACAGAGTTAAGGGAAAAGAAGATAATACCTCAAGAACAAAAGAATCGACAAGAGGCAAAGTCATAAGAAAGATGAATGTCAGCAAACACACTATACGTTGAAGACAAGACATAACGAAAAAAGGACATATGTCATTAATTGTTTGATAAATGAAATACGACAGAACCAAAGCGAAGTGTTTCCTCTTAAAAAGTAGGTGAGAAGTTTCGCACTGAGTGAAGCACCAAATGAAACGGCACAAATATAGAATTTATTCTGGAAACCCAaagggaagaaagagaaaaaaaaatgccattttAATAGTAATCAAAACACAAATCCAATGCGGCAGAATGCCTATCTAATTCTGAGAATATAAATGAACGCTGCTTTGAAAGTTTCAACCATGTGAAGGACCTCGCCGTTACAGGCTCCATGTTTGGGGGGTTGTGGACTACCATATACCAATGTCCTACCATCTCTAACAAAGAAGTAAAAAGCATCTCATCCTTACAAGCTACGTGTTTGGGGGGGTTGTGGTACACCATAGACTTAAATAAACTCGAAGTGTCAATTTAAGCACTACATCCTTACAGGTCACATGTTTGGGGAATGTGGACCATCATAGTCTTACTCACAGGATAGTCATTAAGATTGACTTCCCCCATCAAGCACATTCTCAAAAAACCAAACATGGCAGGAAGAACGGTTGCATGATCGGTTTAATCATCTGAATATGATATAGTCTTCCTCCCAGGAGAAGCATAAAATCCTAAGTACTCGCTGATTTTGTAGTGGAGCTTTCATCCCCAGCCAATCAAGGAGGTCCTCAGATCTGGATCTTATCAGCTGATGGAGCATCTAATCTCAGCAACGGAGAGCGTGCTTTGTTGAACAATAAGAAAAACCATGCAGGAACAATGTCATGTGCATTTCGGTCATTTTACTATGTTCATGTTTAGAAAAGCATGGTGAAGGAATGTTCTAAATGATTTTTACCATTCATTCCTTCCACCGTTTctgttttttgattttttcgcTAAAAATCTAgtatgtaattaaaaaatagattttgggaGCAATCTTAACTTGCAAAAGAATTACAGTAATTCTGGGAAAATACATTGCCATCCATATTCTAGGATATCTGCGTATATGCATGCATGAGGAGCTGCAGTATTTGTAATTAAACCGGTGGAAAGGAACTTTACCAGCAAGTGATGAATTACAACAGGAAAATGATGTTGTATTCCCGACTAATCCACATTCATTGGCGTCTGAAAGTCTATTAGCTGAAGTGGTTGTACTATTAGCCGGAAATTTGAGGGCAGCCATTCTTCTCTCTGTAGCAGCTgctctcttttctctttctgCATCCTGTGCCCTTTTTATTTCCTcctgtttattttttagataaaaacaaattccagaagattaaaatatttatcagTTCATTCATAAATGTGTAATGTAATTTTAACACAATAAAATCTGTTTTAATGTCGAacaaatgttaaaaataaaacagaacaaaacagaAGATAAATTGCAGAATGGTTTTcgaaaacatttttgtttttatttcatgtACTCACTTAGTTacaaaacatttttgtttttatttcactTTGGTTCCTGTTCTAAAGATTTGTAAATGATATAGTGAAAGCAAATAAATAGTtgtgcaataaaaaaaattattttcactcTTTTTAGTACAAATCTTGAAAACgagaaacaaagtaaaaaatttcataattagaAATAAAGGTGAAAATAGAAAACATTCTCTAAAATCAATAAGACTCTAATATAACATGCATTTTGGTCACACTAAAAAGGGCAAAAGAGAGAACAGAATAAAAAGATAACGACTGCTTTAATTTATGTGTGCCAAACACCAAAATAGcaatgtttatatttatattttcagcCAGAAAATAATCACTATTAACCTCTTTCGATAATTTTGCACCACTTTTTGGTTGAGATTGTCCTGTAGCAGATGTTGGAgaccccggccaccaccaaaaaatagaTGTTGGAGCAATCGCTTGTTTTTCAGCAGCTTCAGCCTGAACACCACATCCAATATTTGTCAAAGCaataaatatcaacaacaataagCATCAGAACCGTATATGATTGAAACACAACATGGCAAATCAAAGCTTCTCAACAAAAACTCTTCAGAATAACTGTAGCTCGATTCAAACTAAAGCTATAAGCATCAGAACAAAGAATAGCAAATTGAATTTGGAAAACGGTGAAGTATGAGAGTGAAGAGTACCTCTCATTTTCATaattcacaaaaaagttcatttGTTCATGCACCCTCAAACTACACTCAATAACAAGCTAAATGTGTAATGTTTGGAGCAAAAGGTGggaagaaaaacagagaaatgaAGGTAAAATCATAGATGTAGATCACGGATAGTGGCGCGTAGCAGGCGACCCCGAAAACATTGTGGCGTTATAATGCAGTATGGAATGATCACtattctaaaataatatatgCATATGAAATAACTAATACTGTAACCAAAGATgctgaaaatgaaataaaaaactcaaCTCATGAAATACTAATAAATAGCAATAAAAAGGCATGGATCTTAAGCAAAGCATACAAGTAAATACCAACAACAATCGAGAAAACAAACAAGCTTAAGCCTCTAAGGCTTAAAGTAACtacacattaaaaaataaataaatagcttTCAATAACAAGGGAAATCTCAGCAATTGAAGAAAGTATTTTTGACCTGTTAATAgttgttaaaattataattacaaAAACTAAAGCTTTAAAGACAATAACAAGATATGATATATTGTAAATCAATTTGATGCAAAATTATTCCATTCTGAAATCtgaaccaaataaataaaaaattgaataatcaCACTTTTTCACCCTTCATGTGTTCTCTTTATTTATCCATATTTCTGTTTTCTCTCTTCGTGATCCATTTGCCCTAGACACATACAATGACCTAAAACATGGCACCGGAAACAGAGCAGAAACAGGCACCCGGTCGCAAGATGCTGGGTTGCTGAATGTTGGGTCATCAGCTGCTGGGTCGATAAATGTGCATAGCAGCTTCTCTGGTTCAATGTTTGACAGTGATATCGTGAAGTTTTGTGAGTTCTCTTAGAACTATTTAGCCCTGATAAGaagtgaaatgcccaaaacacccccccccccccccaactCAGTAACACCCCTTTTTAAGGATAGTTTAGGGGTTTTGAACCATTGGCCGAGATTTCTAAAGACGTGGTTGCAGCCACTAAAGCTACAACACCGATGATAGCAGCCACAGCCTGCTCCGACGTGAAAGTGGCCCTATTGACAACCTATGGTAATATCTATCGTAAGCAAGTCCTAGAAAACTAACATGAGGTCCTCATACTACATAGTGACCGAAAGATTAAAGCTGTACCTGAGCCTTAATTTCTTCTGCTTCACGtattttcttcaattctttTGCTTTAGCTCTTCTCTCTGCCTGTACAAGCACAAAAGGAGGCAGTTAATTACTCTTCCACAGAAGTTCTTAGATTTGATTAATAAAGTCAAAACTTCAATGCATCACGATTTGTGAGGACCGGTTCCCTAACATGAAATGTTTTCAACCAAACATACTTACTGCCTAGTCTCCCTTGTACTGCCAATAACATTTATCAGCAAGTCATCAAATATAAAGAGAAAGGTATTGACAGTAAAAAAATgtaatcatttcattttatataaatcataaaaaaaaaaaaaaaaaaaaccttattccTAGAAATATCAGAATCACCTTCATAGCAGCTTGATATTTTTCCATTTCTTTGGTCAATGGACAAAACACTTGTGCAGCTTTCCAATCCCATTTGTCGAGATTTGAAGCCATAAACCTTCTGAAAGTTTTCTTGATTTGCTTGCGAGGTGCCAACATATATGGGGTTCGACCCCTATCATCTTTAATGCATGGATCCATGCCCTGTTCCAAGAGTTCCATAACCTTTACAGCATCACCAGATTGTGCCGCTTGATGTAAAGGAGTTGAGTTGATAGTAAACTCACTCTCAATTTTGACTTTACTTGAAGCAAGatgttcatcatttttgttaCTGGAAAAAGCTTCAGCTTTAGCGTTTATATCCAACCTAGCCATGTCCACTTTGCTAGCAGGAGGCGTGTCAATGAGAGTTGGCACTACGTCTTGTTTATTGCTCGGGAAAATTTCCTTCTCGTCTGCTTCATAGGATACTAGTGTCAACTGGCCATACACACGTTTTGCTTCCCTGAGGGTAGGCCTGCGGACAATCATAGCAATATTTCTAACACATTGTGAATTGGTAAAACATGGCTTTTCTCTATCAAAAAGCAGCTGACGACTACTTGAAGGCGCGTGCATAAAAATGCAAACAGAAGCATCGAAATAAGGTCTCCAAGCAGTAAGTAGTTCGCGAACTTCCTGCAATATGAATATGC containing:
- the LOC112416263 gene encoding protein FAR1-RELATED SEQUENCE 5-like is translated as MNPSSILVDNSVDKLVNTILEENEEHGQESIADIKPCLDMIFESEVAAYEFYNEYSKRIGFGIRREYGNKSKKDGVLTSRRFTCYKEGTRSVDKRRQPTGESTAETRTGCNARMGISLDRKIGKYKVVDFVLEHNHLLQPQEYVHMIRSHRRISEVQASQIIMGDESGLRPKELHEYMSKQAGGIEMVGFTRTDAKNLLRTKRMDSLKYGEVGALMTYFKQESKNPSFFYDFQMDVEEQITNIFWADAQMINDYGYFGDVVTFDTTYKTNKGYRPLGVVVGLNNHRQTIIFGATLLYDETIPSFQWLFETFLKAMGGKKPKTILTDQDAAMAKGISLVMPETFHGLCTWHIRQNALRHVNHLYQRSKHFCSDFEACIDLHEEEDEFLNAWNSLLVEHNVLEGSWLHMIFRFKEKWAWTYVRKTFTAGMRSTQLSESFNADLKNHLKSDLNLIQFFTHFKRAVNGKRNNESEAEYESRHKLPRLKMKKARMLVQAGNVYTPKIFEEFQEEYEEYQDTCIKVLKEGLYAVTNYDNVKERTVMGNPMEQKVSCDCRRFETHGILCSHALKVLDGMNIKLIPEHYILKRWTREARLGSNQDWKGMHVELDMKAHFMKRYSELCPPAIKLANRASESHETYTFLSKVYEESSKIVEDMLANKCVDGESSGMVQVTISLGNDKTQNNVETVVKAKGIKKLDCSRSTKKRAKSWVEKDSKKRNKYIQSQKKRKSQEKQSLAQPPNLNSISLNGTHHQASIQGTQSSQANNEILCQTAIQGTQSSEVDNGAQCQATIQGAQ
- the LOC25498875 gene encoding LOW QUALITY PROTEIN: ankyrin repeat and zinc finger domain-containing protein 1 (The sequence of the model RefSeq protein was modified relative to this genomic sequence to represent the inferred CDS: inserted 2 bases in 1 codon); translation: MASSQKKLHRSIFQLPPYFFDHCRFLPSPPSQTLQPPSNHIDHIQNAVVSGSSLTCNTCKAQFDSFQDQRSHLKSDIHRFNVKLTIAGKNTVKEEDFEDLTSDFVEDWDVSSIISXNESPGQSVIRGKSVESCKHKLFVCLQTGQRVSIWKCLIRNVSENVLYDDDVERLKSLTVEPRNNTRLRIVLLASGGHFAGCVFDGDTLVAHKTFHRYVARAKAGKKQSSKDAFGKTVHSAGDSLRLHMEHSLMKEVRELLTAWRPYFDASVCIFMHAPSSSRQLLFDREKPCFTNSQCVRNIAMIVRRPTLREAKRVYGQLTLVSYEADEKEIFPSNKQDVVPTLIDTPPASKVDMARLDINAKAEAFSSNKNDEHLASSKVKIESEFTINSTPLHQAAQSGDAVKVMELLEQGMDPCIKDDRGRTPYMLAPRKQIKKTFRRFMASNLDKWDWKAAQVFCPLTKEMEKYQAAMKAERRAKAKELKKIREAEEIKAQAEAAEKQAIAPTSIFWWWPGSPTSATGQSQPKSGAKLSKEEEIKRAQDAEREKRAAATERRMAALKFPANSTTTSANRLSDANECGLVGNTTSFSCCNSSLAGRMSPLNDAEFKTYLAKAREKRATVLQSGAAEAKLDVSGVTICKLKRKGGGNSEEGSPSLSDTEPIAAPPLNNDSAACDSKVVLPLPRKKIKKEKTCVPMEETEKASLWDRCFDGMGFVDSNLSFTKMCRR